The proteins below are encoded in one region of Planctopirus limnophila DSM 3776:
- a CDS encoding UbiD family decarboxylase codes for MKTVCSIGAFVQALATQSRNPHSFDLASLGRAAEAELIRITVAVDPREELFEIVHQIDQLTEFPPVVVFDDVRGSQFPVVVNLLATEQRCAQMLGVPYWNDISQLFPFSRATNSETKGFLWSTATEPIIRQRTVASQQVIRLGGEVDLGTLPGIYRQSQSPHPSLFHAHSVTRGTGGDRSVDRCHLSILDSKTLICDWPLGSASLRHLEEARVAGQPLPVAFVMGSDTACYAMDSRWLNLHPACWGRDLWEFLGRQRESGFVVARARTSDIDVAGEAEMILEGVIDTGVVNVPHRLETRRSGWQSEVAEFPLARITAITHKALPIVPMVLPETRESHLADRLLEQVSRSRLSSIIPELNELHFPALQEGHQLIVASLKSSDVGRTRQLIHAIWSLPILSEAKLVIIVDDDVNIRDQLAVWRAIVREASFPEDIEYSRGTGVPWSKPPSSIEFLFRQNPGMPLSFSGHKIGIDATRKKRVSDSGDQLTRATIEKVKARWEEYGLSKYLRTPGLL; via the coding sequence ATGAAGACTGTCTGTTCGATTGGGGCATTCGTTCAGGCGCTGGCAACTCAATCCCGAAATCCGCACAGTTTTGATCTAGCCTCTTTAGGAAGAGCGGCTGAAGCGGAATTGATTCGCATCACCGTCGCGGTCGATCCTCGAGAGGAACTTTTCGAGATTGTTCATCAGATCGACCAGCTCACAGAATTTCCACCGGTCGTTGTCTTTGACGATGTGCGTGGCAGTCAGTTTCCAGTCGTGGTGAATCTCCTGGCAACTGAACAGCGCTGTGCCCAAATGCTCGGTGTGCCTTACTGGAACGACATCAGCCAACTATTTCCATTCAGCCGGGCCACAAACTCGGAAACGAAAGGTTTTCTCTGGAGCACAGCGACAGAGCCAATCATCAGACAGCGAACAGTGGCCTCACAGCAGGTGATCCGTCTGGGAGGCGAGGTTGATCTCGGCACTCTTCCAGGTATTTACCGACAGAGCCAGAGCCCTCATCCAAGCCTGTTTCATGCACATTCGGTAACGAGAGGAACTGGAGGCGATCGATCGGTTGATCGATGTCATCTGTCAATTCTCGATAGCAAAACATTGATCTGTGACTGGCCTCTGGGGAGTGCTTCCCTAAGACATCTGGAAGAGGCTCGAGTTGCTGGGCAGCCCTTGCCTGTGGCCTTTGTGATGGGCTCGGATACGGCCTGCTACGCCATGGATAGCCGCTGGTTGAACCTGCATCCGGCATGCTGGGGGCGTGATCTTTGGGAGTTTCTCGGTCGACAACGAGAGTCTGGCTTTGTAGTAGCCAGGGCTCGAACTTCCGATATAGATGTCGCAGGTGAAGCTGAGATGATCCTCGAAGGGGTCATCGATACAGGCGTTGTCAATGTGCCACATCGTCTGGAAACTCGCCGCTCAGGTTGGCAATCTGAGGTGGCTGAGTTTCCTTTGGCCAGGATTACTGCCATTACACACAAGGCTTTGCCAATCGTGCCGATGGTCTTGCCGGAGACCCGAGAATCACATTTGGCTGATCGACTTCTGGAGCAGGTATCCCGAAGCCGATTGTCGTCGATCATTCCGGAACTCAATGAACTTCACTTCCCTGCTCTGCAGGAAGGCCATCAACTGATCGTTGCCAGTTTGAAAAGTTCCGACGTTGGGCGAACTCGACAGTTAATCCATGCCATCTGGTCGCTGCCGATTTTGAGCGAAGCCAAGCTGGTGATCATTGTGGACGATGACGTCAACATTCGCGATCAATTGGCCGTCTGGCGGGCAATTGTCCGGGAGGCCAGCTTTCCTGAAGATATCGAATACTCCAGAGGAACTGGTGTCCCCTGGTCAAAACCACCGAGTTCCATCGAGTTCTTATTCCGGCAAAATCCCGGAATGCCATTGAGTTTTTCGGGCCATAAGATCGGGATTGATGCCACTCGTAAGAAGCGCGTATCAGACTCAGGTGATCAATTAACCCGTGCGACGATTGAAAAAGTCAAAGCCCGCTGGGAGGAATACGGATTGTCAAAGTACTTGAGAACGCCTGGACTCCTGTAA
- a CDS encoding site-specific integrase — MIAHTPYTLASASAAARFEALFKDSAPVEESITPTTAALTEDGPTMMWIVLKEVYGQRCEMRFSPVFAANVKRVLDRFTRYCHLLERRLGSITSIDLENYVHRRQRDQWRGKPLTNTTINNEIAILNSVFFYCGPKQPRGVGRRNLGLLHNPPYVEPLPEMDTAPVDLADEQLRAFVAATALAKSPRLPGCSPQTFWIAALILDGITALRRNALLNIPRPDDATLWELRELVLPAKLNKTRKELRISLGRNDEVLHLLASLPSQPGEPFLPWVDRLGRRMSESHFNAVMRQFQREAGIKDSQRVLTKHLRSTAATEILDQFGDSVAKKKLGHGPKSNVIHTNYQARKITENDRAATDALSSRLLSILGKVPELKLATG; from the coding sequence ATGATCGCACACACACCTTACACGCTGGCCTCCGCCTCTGCCGCCGCTCGCTTCGAGGCACTCTTCAAGGATTCCGCACCAGTCGAGGAGAGCATCACGCCCACCACTGCTGCACTCACGGAAGACGGGCCCACCATGATGTGGATTGTCTTGAAAGAGGTCTATGGCCAACGCTGCGAAATGCGTTTCTCCCCCGTCTTCGCTGCCAACGTCAAACGGGTGCTGGATCGCTTCACCAGGTATTGCCATCTGCTCGAACGGCGGCTGGGGTCAATCACCTCGATCGATCTCGAAAACTATGTGCATCGACGGCAGCGGGATCAGTGGCGAGGAAAACCGCTCACCAATACGACGATCAACAACGAGATTGCCATTCTCAATTCGGTCTTCTTCTATTGCGGCCCCAAACAGCCACGCGGGGTCGGTCGTCGCAATCTGGGGCTGCTCCACAACCCGCCCTATGTCGAGCCATTGCCCGAGATGGACACGGCCCCCGTCGATCTGGCCGACGAGCAACTCCGGGCTTTCGTGGCGGCCACGGCCCTGGCGAAGTCGCCACGCCTGCCGGGCTGCAGCCCGCAAACCTTCTGGATTGCGGCCTTGATTCTCGACGGAATCACAGCTCTGAGGCGAAACGCACTCCTCAACATTCCCCGGCCCGACGATGCCACGCTGTGGGAACTGCGGGAACTAGTGCTCCCTGCCAAACTCAACAAGACTCGCAAGGAACTCCGCATCAGCCTGGGCCGCAACGACGAAGTTCTGCACCTGCTGGCCTCATTGCCGAGCCAGCCGGGCGAACCGTTTCTGCCCTGGGTCGATCGCCTGGGCCGCCGCATGTCGGAGTCTCATTTCAATGCTGTGATGAGGCAGTTTCAGCGAGAAGCGGGAATCAAGGATTCCCAGCGGGTGTTGACGAAACATCTGCGATCGACGGCAGCCACGGAGATTCTCGACCAGTTCGGGGATTCGGTGGCCAAGAAGAAGCTGGGCCACGGCCCCAAGTCGAACGTGATTCACACGAACTATCAGGCCCGCAAGATCACCGAAAACGATCGAGCGGCAACCGATGCTTTGTCTTCGCGGCTGCTTTCCATTCTGGGGAAGGTGCCCGAATTGAAGCTGGCCACGGGCTGA
- a CDS encoding Fur family transcriptional regulator, with protein sequence MHLAAFDEDIDPTEKFREFLQTKGMRLTPEREAVVTAVYATHDHFDAEQWVANLSQRGRKDGASRSTIYRTLSLLVEAGLLRRVARANDREVYEHDYGYPQHDHLICSKCGDMIEFANDVISETLEKVANAHGFRMSGHRLEVEGVCAKCLRPPQRSHRRLDMI encoded by the coding sequence GTGCATCTCGCTGCATTTGATGAAGACATCGACCCGACCGAAAAATTTCGGGAATTTCTGCAGACCAAAGGGATGCGGCTGACACCCGAGCGCGAGGCCGTTGTCACAGCGGTCTATGCCACGCATGATCACTTTGATGCAGAGCAATGGGTGGCGAATCTTTCACAACGCGGGCGGAAAGATGGTGCCAGTCGTTCGACGATTTACAGGACATTAAGTCTGCTCGTTGAGGCTGGCTTGCTGCGTCGAGTTGCCCGTGCCAACGACCGTGAAGTCTATGAACACGATTACGGTTATCCTCAGCACGATCACCTGATTTGCAGCAAATGCGGCGACATGATCGAGTTCGCTAACGATGTGATTTCCGAAACACTGGAAAAAGTGGCCAACGCGCATGGTTTCCGGATGTCCGGGCATCGTCTTGAAGTCGAGGGGGTCTGTGCGAAGTGTCTCAGGCCGCCCCAAAGATCGCATCGCCGACTGGATATGATCTAG
- a CDS encoding GntR family transcriptional regulator has protein sequence MADCLRAFVNADLVQQLGALPFALLALLLSKEHGWHYSRLPHYSERQLAEALGYSPKNRTPVRNAIEVLRKAGWLERIEGGGNREGDWYRVVLPAWASPEPVFSGSFSDEKRTTSEPLEDRSKTTREPQENQPIYPTQSPPITHPKDVWAEVEGEMFRLGIQETKTPFASFREHGVSVELVLGVLRHASQLKAWNAGKIRRRLINLRPGQDPAGLWPTPDRQPVASVETRTRVNLDEERRQREASNRALDEKWRQLELQFGSEMDECQTLQELLQRIGANPLADRLRFIRPDAWKRRAAGDITFERGIALEAWELSRSN, from the coding sequence ATGGCTGATTGTCTCCGGGCCTTTGTGAACGCCGATCTGGTGCAGCAGCTCGGGGCCCTGCCCTTTGCTCTGCTGGCCTTGCTCCTCAGCAAAGAGCATGGGTGGCATTACAGCCGGTTGCCGCATTACTCCGAGCGGCAACTGGCTGAAGCCCTGGGCTACAGCCCCAAGAACAGAACGCCAGTTCGCAACGCCATTGAGGTGCTGCGGAAAGCGGGCTGGCTGGAACGCATCGAAGGCGGAGGAAATCGAGAGGGTGACTGGTATCGAGTGGTACTTCCGGCCTGGGCGAGTCCCGAGCCGGTTTTCAGTGGTTCTTTTTCGGACGAAAAAAGAACCACAAGCGAACCACTCGAAGACCGCTCGAAGACCACAAGAGAACCACAAGAGAACCAACCTATATACCCAACCCAATCCCCACCCATCACCCACCCCAAAGACGTTTGGGCGGAGGTGGAGGGGGAAATGTTCAGATTGGGAATACAGGAAACCAAGACGCCTTTCGCCTCATTCCGTGAGCATGGCGTCTCGGTGGAGTTGGTGCTGGGTGTGCTCAGGCACGCCAGCCAGCTCAAGGCCTGGAACGCGGGAAAGATTCGGCGACGGCTGATCAACCTGCGACCTGGGCAAGACCCCGCCGGACTCTGGCCCACGCCAGACCGGCAGCCAGTGGCCAGCGTAGAGACCAGAACGCGGGTGAACCTTGACGAGGAACGCCGCCAGCGAGAGGCCAGCAATCGCGCACTGGATGAGAAATGGCGTCAGCTCGAATTGCAGTTTGGCTCAGAAATGGATGAGTGCCAGACCCTGCAGGAGCTGCTCCAAAGGATCGGAGCCAATCCCCTGGCGGACAGGCTCCGCTTCATCCGTCCCGATGCATGGAAGCGTCGGGCGGCTGGAGACATCACGTTCGAGCGTGGAATCGCTCTGGAGGCCTGGGAACTTAGTCGCTCAAATTGA
- the fbaA gene encoding class II fructose-bisphosphate aldolase, translating into MPIATPAQYAQMLDAAQKGGYAYPAVNVSSIVTINAALKAFSDKKSDGIIQVSTGGGQFASGQNVKDMAFGAIVLAEAAHRLAEKHNVLVALHTDHCQPAKVESFLKPLIAETARRRKAGLNNLFQSHMLDASELPLGENMALSKDLLKLCVENEIILEVEAGVVGGEEDGIDNSDHPAEKLYTTPEDMVAVHESLSGIGRFLFAATFGNVHGSYKPGAVKLRPDILKNGQDAVMKKYGASAEFDLVFHGGSGTPLEEIRETLGYGVVKMNIDTDTQYAFTRPIADHMFKNYLGVLKVDGEIGDKKQYDPRAYLKGAEVGMAARLGQACDDLLSTGKTLLS; encoded by the coding sequence ATGCCAATTGCCACCCCTGCGCAGTACGCCCAAATGTTAGACGCCGCTCAGAAGGGCGGATATGCCTATCCCGCAGTGAACGTCTCGTCGATCGTCACGATCAACGCAGCACTCAAGGCATTTTCTGACAAGAAGTCTGACGGCATCATTCAGGTTTCCACAGGTGGTGGCCAGTTTGCGTCAGGTCAGAACGTCAAAGACATGGCATTTGGAGCCATTGTTCTGGCAGAAGCGGCACACCGTCTCGCAGAAAAGCACAACGTGCTGGTGGCTCTCCATACGGATCATTGCCAGCCAGCGAAGGTTGAATCCTTCCTGAAGCCCTTGATTGCTGAAACAGCACGACGCCGCAAGGCAGGGCTGAACAATCTTTTCCAGTCTCACATGCTGGATGCTTCGGAGCTGCCACTGGGCGAGAACATGGCTCTCTCCAAAGACCTGCTCAAGCTCTGCGTGGAGAATGAAATCATTCTCGAAGTCGAGGCTGGAGTGGTGGGTGGTGAAGAAGACGGGATTGATAACTCAGACCATCCTGCTGAGAAGCTCTACACCACCCCGGAAGACATGGTGGCTGTCCATGAATCTCTGAGTGGTATTGGTCGCTTCCTGTTTGCTGCCACCTTTGGAAACGTCCACGGCAGTTACAAGCCAGGGGCCGTCAAACTTCGACCAGATATCCTCAAGAATGGCCAGGATGCCGTGATGAAAAAGTATGGCGCATCGGCTGAATTCGATCTGGTGTTCCACGGTGGCTCTGGCACACCACTGGAAGAAATCCGTGAGACATTGGGCTATGGCGTGGTGAAGATGAACATCGACACCGATACTCAGTACGCCTTCACACGTCCTATTGCCGACCATATGTTCAAGAACTATCTCGGTGTGCTCAAAGTCGATGGCGAAATTGGTGACAAGAAGCAGTACGACCCACGTGCTTATCTGAAGGGGGCCGAAGTCGGAATGGCTGCTCGTCTGGGCCAAGCTTGCGACGATCTCCTCAGCACCGGCAAAACCCTCCTCTCCTAA
- the ubiE gene encoding bifunctional demethylmenaquinone methyltransferase/2-methoxy-6-polyprenyl-1,4-benzoquinol methylase UbiE, with translation MAATVDKSENRIRQMFGEISSRYDLMNHLLSGGVDYYWRWFTIRRCQIRNQAPILDVCTGTGDLAIAFWKHSQQQIPVIGTDFTHEMLAIARKKTRKNTHQSAGSNSSPITFIEADTQALPFEANQFQLVSVAFGLRNVTRMALGLEEMTRVCQPGGQVAILEFSLPGNPIIRSVYCWYFRNILPRIGQLLARNRQAAYDYLPSSVAEFPYGEALAEHMRSAGLINVKFWPLTLGIATLYIGQKPDGGHRAE, from the coding sequence ATGGCAGCTACCGTCGATAAATCGGAAAATCGAATTCGCCAGATGTTTGGCGAGATTTCCAGTCGTTACGATCTGATGAACCACCTGCTTTCCGGTGGGGTGGATTACTACTGGAGATGGTTCACCATTCGTCGCTGCCAGATCCGTAATCAAGCTCCCATTCTTGATGTCTGCACAGGAACGGGTGATCTGGCAATTGCTTTCTGGAAACATAGCCAACAGCAGATTCCGGTGATCGGGACAGATTTCACTCACGAAATGCTGGCCATCGCCCGCAAAAAGACGCGAAAGAACACTCATCAATCCGCTGGCTCAAACTCATCACCCATCACGTTTATTGAAGCTGATACTCAGGCGTTACCATTTGAGGCGAATCAATTTCAGTTAGTTTCAGTCGCCTTTGGACTCCGCAACGTCACTCGAATGGCGTTGGGTCTGGAAGAGATGACCCGTGTCTGCCAACCCGGAGGTCAGGTCGCCATTCTCGAGTTTTCGCTTCCAGGCAATCCGATCATTCGCAGCGTTTATTGTTGGTATTTCCGCAACATTCTGCCACGGATTGGGCAATTGCTGGCTCGTAATCGTCAGGCGGCATACGACTATCTTCCCAGTTCGGTAGCCGAGTTTCCTTACGGAGAGGCTCTCGCAGAGCACATGCGCAGTGCCGGCCTGATTAATGTCAAGTTCTGGCCGCTGACTCTGGGAATTGCCACGTTGTACATTGGCCAAAAGCCCGACGGTGGTCATCGTGCCGAGTAA
- the ettA gene encoding energy-dependent translational throttle protein EttA — translation MGEQYIFTMEDLRKFHDKKEVLKGIWLSFYPGAKIGVLGGNGAGKSTLLRIMAGVDKDFMGTARLTAGFTCGFVPQEPVLNPENTVLDELNEAVAPKRALLARYDWINQRFGEGPDADEMDKLIDEQGKIQEQIDAQNLWELDRALEIAADAMRLPPMDAKIGPLSGGERRRVALCKVLLQHPDMLLLDEPTNHLDAESVAWLERYLHDYQGTVVAVTHDRYFLDNSCEWILELDQGHGIPFKGNYSGWLEQKQERLRKEERQASARQKTLERELEWVRMSPKARQAKSKARLAAYEKLLAEEQEQRDDVIELKIPPGPRLGELVVKFDGVSKAFGNKLLFDSLEFRLPPAGIVGVIGPNGAGKTTLFRLIMQLEQPDQGTVTIGNTVKIAYVEQNRESLNGEQTVYENISGGNDNLKYGDVTINSRAYCGKFNFKGPDQQKQVKFLSGGERNRLLLAKTLTVGGNVLLLDEPTNDLDIDTLRALEEGLLNFSGCAVVISHDRWFLDRVATHIVAFEGDSQVVWHEGNYQSYETLRKQRLGEDANKPKPMRYKKLAGM, via the coding sequence ATGGGTGAACAGTACATCTTCACAATGGAAGACTTGAGAAAGTTCCACGACAAAAAGGAAGTTCTCAAGGGAATCTGGCTGTCGTTTTATCCCGGCGCCAAAATTGGCGTGCTCGGCGGGAACGGAGCCGGGAAGAGTACTCTCCTGCGAATCATGGCGGGAGTGGATAAAGACTTTATGGGAACTGCCCGGCTGACAGCAGGGTTTACCTGTGGCTTCGTGCCACAGGAGCCAGTGCTGAATCCCGAGAATACGGTTCTCGATGAACTGAATGAGGCTGTCGCCCCCAAAAGAGCTTTGCTCGCGCGCTATGACTGGATCAATCAGCGATTTGGTGAAGGTCCGGATGCGGACGAAATGGATAAGCTGATTGACGAACAGGGGAAGATTCAGGAACAGATCGACGCCCAGAACTTGTGGGAGCTGGATCGGGCACTGGAGATCGCTGCCGACGCCATGCGTCTGCCTCCGATGGATGCCAAGATTGGGCCGCTTTCGGGTGGGGAACGCCGCCGGGTCGCTCTGTGCAAAGTTCTGCTGCAGCATCCCGATATGCTGCTGCTGGATGAACCAACGAACCACCTCGATGCAGAATCGGTCGCCTGGCTGGAGCGATACCTGCACGATTATCAGGGAACTGTGGTGGCGGTGACTCACGACCGGTACTTTCTCGATAACTCTTGCGAATGGATTCTCGAACTCGACCAGGGACATGGAATTCCCTTCAAAGGGAACTACAGCGGTTGGCTGGAACAGAAGCAGGAGAGGCTTCGAAAAGAAGAACGTCAGGCCTCGGCTCGACAGAAAACACTGGAGCGCGAACTGGAATGGGTGCGCATGTCACCAAAGGCTCGGCAAGCCAAAAGTAAAGCCCGCCTTGCTGCCTATGAAAAACTGCTGGCAGAAGAGCAGGAACAGCGGGATGACGTTATCGAACTCAAGATTCCCCCTGGACCGAGACTGGGGGAACTCGTCGTTAAATTCGATGGTGTCAGCAAGGCTTTTGGCAATAAGCTGCTGTTCGACTCGCTCGAGTTCCGTTTGCCTCCAGCTGGGATCGTCGGTGTGATTGGCCCCAATGGTGCCGGTAAGACGACACTTTTCCGGTTAATCATGCAATTGGAGCAGCCGGATCAAGGAACCGTCACGATCGGCAACACAGTCAAGATTGCGTATGTCGAGCAGAACCGGGAATCACTGAATGGCGAGCAGACGGTGTACGAAAACATTTCCGGGGGTAACGACAATCTGAAGTATGGCGACGTGACGATTAACTCACGGGCCTACTGCGGGAAATTCAACTTTAAGGGGCCGGATCAACAGAAGCAGGTCAAGTTCCTGTCTGGCGGGGAACGTAACCGACTGTTGCTGGCCAAGACGTTGACTGTCGGTGGGAATGTTCTGCTGCTTGACGAACCTACCAACGACCTCGATATCGACACGTTACGAGCTCTCGAAGAAGGTCTCTTGAACTTCTCCGGTTGTGCCGTCGTCATCAGCCACGACCGTTGGTTCCTGGACCGTGTGGCCACGCACATTGTGGCCTTTGAAGGAGATAGCCAGGTCGTCTGGCATGAAGGCAACTACCAGTCGTATGAAACGCTCAGGAAACAGCGATTGGGCGAAGACGCCAACAAGCCTAAGCCGATGCGTTATAAAAAGCTGGCAGGAATGTAA
- a CDS encoding helix-turn-helix domain-containing protein, whose product MKPEELRTVFARNFRLQRKARGLTQKQLAEKIGVTAAQVSHIESQRSSPSFEVIFMSARVFNLSPAALLIPAEVPGMSKEVA is encoded by the coding sequence ATGAAACCCGAAGAGCTTAGAACTGTGTTTGCTCGTAACTTTCGCCTCCAACGGAAGGCGCGCGGGCTCACTCAAAAGCAGTTGGCTGAAAAAATCGGCGTTACGGCTGCTCAAGTCTCACATATCGAGTCGCAAAGGTCTTCCCCGTCTTTTGAAGTGATCTTCATGTCGGCAAGGGTTTTTAACCTCTCACCGGCGGCGTTGTTAATCCCCGCTGAAGTTCCGGGAATGAGCAAGGAAGTGGCATGA
- a CDS encoding helix-turn-helix domain-containing protein: protein METVKPNELPEVFSRNLKAARQRAGMSQRKLAEITGCSFASVCRWETGRESPNLTTIVKLAEGLQVPPEALLTNFGFEMLQPISA, encoded by the coding sequence ATGGAAACAGTGAAACCAAATGAGTTGCCCGAGGTGTTTAGCCGCAACCTCAAAGCTGCTAGACAACGAGCTGGAATGAGTCAGCGAAAGCTCGCTGAGATCACGGGATGTTCATTTGCCTCTGTTTGTAGGTGGGAAACTGGCAGGGAATCTCCAAATCTCACAACCATTGTAAAGCTGGCAGAAGGCCTGCAGGTTCCCCCTGAGGCGTTGTTGACCAATTTTGGCTTTGAAATGCTGCAGCCAATTTCCGCTTGA
- a CDS encoding HD domain-containing protein, translated as MTWIQTYSGKRVDLLDPQPHQIHIDDIAHALSVVNRFNGHTRRAYSVAEHSIFVCNQLPRELQLAGLLHDAAEAYLGDVTRPLKALIADIYKPIENRFNEVIGQKFSVDPKHFDHPLVHAADLLALASERHQLMRTPCPHEWEMELPDPVAIDPSRREPGQVYVHFMQVFHACQ; from the coding sequence ATGACTTGGATTCAAACCTACAGCGGAAAGCGGGTTGATCTGCTCGACCCACAGCCGCACCAGATACATATCGATGACATCGCCCATGCCCTCAGTGTGGTGAACCGCTTCAATGGCCACACGCGGCGAGCCTACAGCGTGGCCGAGCATTCGATTTTCGTCTGCAATCAGCTTCCCCGAGAGCTGCAACTGGCCGGTCTGCTGCACGATGCCGCCGAGGCTTACCTGGGCGATGTGACACGACCGCTCAAGGCCTTGATTGCGGACATCTACAAGCCCATCGAAAACCGCTTCAATGAGGTGATCGGCCAGAAGTTTAGCGTCGATCCTAAGCACTTTGACCATCCCCTGGTGCATGCGGCTGATCTGCTCGCACTGGCTTCCGAACGCCATCAACTGATGCGGACGCCCTGCCCTCACGAGTGGGAAATGGAATTGCCCGACCCTGTGGCCATTGATCCCTCACGACGGGAGCCCGGCCAGGTCTATGTCCATTTCATGCAGGTGTTTCACGCCTGCCAATAG
- a CDS encoding flagellar biosynthesis anti-sigma factor FlgM, whose translation MSHSSNARLNLSDDLRYHSEVSSLEISNDDEFIDTVFRWIEPGVVGMDVSGVNPSFRMLTNQPTRGVSSGDNRYPAVTTSPQDELHISTAGRMLDQLTQTPEIREQRLNAIREMIANGTYDTEAKLEAALEKMLNVWRNED comes from the coding sequence ATGTCTCACTCCTCAAACGCCAGGTTGAACCTGTCCGACGATTTACGGTATCATTCGGAAGTGTCATCGCTCGAAATCTCGAACGACGACGAATTCATTGATACGGTGTTCCGGTGGATCGAACCTGGAGTAGTCGGCATGGATGTCAGCGGAGTGAATCCTTCTTTCCGCATGTTGACGAACCAACCCACAAGGGGTGTTTCGTCAGGTGACAACCGCTACCCTGCAGTGACAACCTCTCCTCAGGATGAACTGCATATTTCGACAGCAGGCCGAATGCTCGATCAACTCACCCAAACGCCGGAAATTCGCGAACAGCGTCTGAATGCCATTCGTGAAATGATTGCCAACGGTACCTATGATACAGAAGCCAAGTTAGAAGCCGCTCTTGAGAAGATGTTGAATGTCTGGCGAAATGAGGATTAA
- a CDS encoding UbiX family flavin prenyltransferase, whose protein sequence is MRRIVLAITGASGAVYGLRLLETLAAAGVEIHLTISPAAQQVFYHEMGIELSLDHFDPRSLLPEPWGTWKKATLSHYQFRPLLDDSIQPASIGQLFYYPVRDYSAGIASGSFLTDGMAICPCSMGTLASISHGLSSNLIHRAADVHLKERRKLVLVPRETPLSSIALGNMQRLSEAGAVILPAMPGYYHQPQSLGDLVDFVVARVCDQLAVPHKLGRRWSETPSAGEFE, encoded by the coding sequence ATGCGCCGCATTGTCCTCGCCATTACGGGTGCCAGTGGTGCAGTTTATGGCTTACGGCTATTAGAAACATTGGCTGCAGCAGGTGTGGAAATACATCTCACAATCAGCCCCGCTGCGCAACAGGTTTTTTACCATGAGATGGGTATCGAGCTTTCTTTAGATCACTTTGACCCTCGCTCATTACTCCCCGAACCATGGGGAACGTGGAAGAAAGCCACGTTGTCGCATTATCAGTTCCGGCCATTGCTGGATGACTCCATCCAGCCTGCAAGTATTGGCCAGCTGTTCTACTACCCAGTGCGTGATTACTCAGCAGGGATCGCCAGTGGAAGTTTTCTGACAGATGGCATGGCGATCTGTCCTTGCTCGATGGGAACTCTCGCGTCCATCTCTCACGGTCTGTCCAGTAACCTGATTCACCGTGCTGCTGATGTTCATTTGAAGGAACGACGTAAGCTGGTCCTCGTGCCGCGAGAGACGCCGCTGAGTTCGATTGCTCTGGGCAATATGCAGAGGCTTTCTGAGGCTGGTGCCGTCATTTTGCCTGCAATGCCAGGCTATTACCACCAGCCGCAATCGCTGGGAGATTTAGTGGATTTCGTTGTCGCCCGAGTCTGTGATCAGTTGGCTGTGCCCCACAAACTCGGTCGACGATGGAGTGAAACTCCATCTGCGGGTGAATTTGAATAA
- a CDS encoding helix-turn-helix domain-containing protein, translating to MKPSELPEVFQENLRAARLRSGLSQRRLAMLVECSPNSIVEWETGKASPSLNSVHRLGKALGISSELLLVKFCSEPVQLKPQQNQSSSGKSEKIPA from the coding sequence ATGAAACCATCTGAACTTCCTGAGGTGTTTCAAGAGAATTTAAGGGCTGCACGCCTTCGTTCAGGCCTTAGTCAAAGACGGTTAGCAATGCTTGTCGAATGCTCTCCCAACTCAATTGTTGAGTGGGAGACTGGCAAAGCATCACCCAGCCTCAACTCGGTACATCGACTGGGGAAGGCGCTCGGAATTAGTTCAGAGCTGTTGCTCGTGAAGTTCTGTAGCGAACCAGTTCAGTTGAAGCCCCAGCAAAACCAAAGTTCGTCCGGAAAGAGTGAAAAGATTCCTGCCTAG
- a CDS encoding carbon storage regulator, with protein MLVLSRKKTEAITLYTSDGPITVRVVRGEQVRLGIEAPRHIRICREEIEPHNENTEPAPIAA; from the coding sequence ATGTTAGTGCTGTCACGGAAAAAAACTGAGGCCATCACGCTCTACACCTCAGACGGCCCCATCACTGTGCGTGTGGTGCGCGGTGAGCAAGTTCGCCTGGGGATCGAGGCCCCCCGGCATATCCGCATCTGCCGCGAAGAAATCGAACCCCACAACGAGAACACGGAACCCGCACCGATAGCCGCTTAG